The DNA sequence caacagccgaggaagctgctcaaagagtctatgccaaaaaacttgcggctgatagagaaagtaagaaaagaaagcgtgccgaggaaaaaataaaaaaaggaaaaaaactgaaaaataaaggagaaaaacaaaactaaaaaaaataaaaataaaaataactaaaaaggtaaaaactacaaaaaaaaactaaaaagaaaaaaaactaaaaaaaaactaaaaaaaaggtaaaaacaaaaaaaaactaaaaagaaaaaaaggggaaaaacacaaaaatttatttcatcatataccaattcaaaaacgatagcaatcaccatcaacaaagctcaagggcaatcataagaatcatgaggtataactaaaaaaaaactaaaaaaaaaggtaaaaaactaaaaactaaaaaaaagaccaattcaaaaacgaatgtatatacagaccgggacacaaatgacgaccgggacaaagggaatataaatgacggccgggacacaactacaacagggacgccagggagcacaggggatatataaatgacgacggcaacatagggaatgttcaattagcaatcacgatcaacaaagctcaagggcaatcattagaatcatgaggtatagatctgaatacggattgtttttcccatggacaattatatgttgcatgttcaagagtcggtaaacctgacaatctatttatatgcacagacaatgggacagtgaagaatgttgtatattcgcaagttttacgtagttaaaaacatatatatcgcGCCATATAtatggcacgaagcgcccccaacaactatatatatatatatacaaatttatatatatttacatttatatatacatatatatatatatatatatatatatatatatatatatatatatatatatatatatatatatatatatatatatatatatatagccatttttcaatggcaataataaaaaaggtttgCGAATATAATAATGGACATAAACCCATGCTCCTTCACATTCTgtatctaaaactaaaatagaaaaacttcCATGAGCAAATACacattcagaaataaaaaccaCTTACGTATACAATTCCATATATCTATTTTTAGACATTGTCTGTCTGTTATAAACTTGCTGTATTCCACAGTGGAGATCTTCCCAAATAATATCCAGATCAGATGGCCTTGAACTGGCCACATAATTGGTCATGACTTTGTCTCTAAAACGATTATACAATAAGCTTCAAGGTCATTAACTAAGACTTTTTTTGGAatggaataataataattttctatggCACTTCTTCATTAAAATCCTAACTAATCCCATATAATATCCAGGTCAGATGGCCTTGAACTGGCCACATAATTGGTCATGACTTTGTCTCTAAAACGATTATACAATAAGCTTCAAGGTCATTAACTAAGACTTTTTTTGGAatggaataataataattttctatggCACTTCTTCATTAAAATCCTAACTAATCTAAAACACCAGAAATACATCATTACAATCTATCTTTAAATCCTCAAGGAAATGCATCAAGAGATTTCCTTTCCCCTTTATTTTATTGAGTTATTAATACCACATCTTATTTGAAATATCCTTAGATAACAGATTAATAACTTTCCAAAAAGCAGCCACTCTATATGAGTAAAGAATTAGATTGTGGGTTTAAGGACAGCAGGACATATTCCCGCCTTGATTAAGAACAAATGCCTtgttttttgcgtttttttttataaagatctTTTCATTTGAGAGTCCAATTTAGAGCCCTGAAATGGACCCTAAAATGACACCTAACTCCTGCTGCTGTGAAACTGTAATTTAGAGGCTTCTTGGTATCTTAAAAATTAGTCAAGTTAGGTGACCAAAACTTTCACAAATGAATCCAGTGTCAAAATTACACCCTGAAAAAGTATTACCAAGCTATTCTGTCTACCCTTTTCAGATTTCTAGGGTTTAGAAAAGAAGTCTAGTGGATTTTCCCAGAGAATGGCTCCTTTGATATGTGTATAATGTATGTGCACGCTGTGCTGGGGCTGAtccactccttacttacagttcgtttctACGAATTGATGACATAAGAACTTATGATGCTTTATTGAACCTCAGTGCCAGCTATTCCCAGGCGTGGCTCCAACCATTCCGCTGTCACAAGGTAAATGATATAGATATTtagataatatataaaatagataCAGAAGATAAGCAATTGATCTGTGACAAAAAATGAACACACATTATACAAGAAAAAGTGTTCGACTTTTTCTTAGCAAAAACATAGttaagagcgacattaaaaattgaaacgagCTACAAATTCTCCTGTATATAAGGGAGGGGGAGGAGTAGAAAGAGATTCCTTTTGGGCATACATTGCTtctaaaattccattttttagagttttgattactgtTAACACCTAACACTATTTATAGTTTGCTACCCCAGGCTATTTGATGgaattaattctaaaattgaTGGCCCGATTGTAGGATTTCCAATTAAAACGACGAATTAACTGCAAAAACATGATTACTATGGACTATCCTACAACCTGATTAGAAGGGaccaaaatgaatttaattacGGGATATAAGACTGCCGGGGAAAGAGAAGAAGATTGGGTGTCAAATTTGTCAAAGCAAGCCATTTCTATGGCAATTATACGGTATGTCGTTAGAAGTGCCAGACTGGAGGAGATTATGGGGGACTGATAACTTTATTTGCAAACAAGGCCATCCAACTGCATTGTGAGAAAGCATATGTAACTTCAAATTTTgaaggaataaaaataaaagcaaaactgGGTATCTTATCAAGATAAGGTTAGGATTTAATATACTCTTACGTGTAATTTTGCGCTTGCTCATTATACCTATCAAGCCAACTAAAACCTTTTTAAGTTCGAGCTTCAGACGCATAGACAATTGAACTAGTATTGTCACTTTAAGCATGAATAAACTTTTAAGcatgaataaaattattgttcATAGTAAATTTGCAAAACAACGGCTTCTTATCTGGCATAAAGATAAATTTACACAAAACGTTTGAATGTATCCAAACACCCTCAATCCAAAAACACCACCTTTATATTCTCCTTCTCTAGCAACTGCTCAGAGTATTTTCCTTGTTCAAACAGTCGTGTTACATGAGGTCAAAGAGAGGTAAGTTTGACCCTGGAAAACTGTAATGCTCAAAATAACCAGGGGTAGGCGTAGGGGGTTTTGACTCCAACAACAATCAGTCTAGAAGTAGTAATAACAAGATGAAGTTTCTGAGATCAAGAGAGGATTTTAGTGGACATACTCTGAcataaaggtaaatatatgCCATTTGGAATTGATTACTTATGGTCTGTTTCATGGATTACTGCCATCATCACTGATCAGTGGTCATCTTAATCCAAAGAATTTGTCTTTATTACTGGCAAGCATGATTTTAAGCAAGGTTATTTAACCTGGATAGAGTAGTTATGCATTTtgcaaactaattttaaaaaacaattgaatATTCTCAGCATTTCAAGGGCGAGTTGGatgtgtttcgtttaattaacaagtaccaagACTTTTTTTGAGACACTTCACGATGGCGTTCCACGTATGCTGTAGATTAAGTATTTATATAAAAGCGCTGAGATAGACAATAGTAGCTTATCTGCTTCCATTTGTACTTTTACAAAtctttagttcatttttttttttaattaaatttaaaacaaaaagcttGCAAGAGTTTTTGTACTAACATAGTATCTAAATCACctgcaaaaacaaaatgcattttcaCATCATAAGCTAGTACTTCAGAAATACAATTACTGACAGACAAAAGTAAATTATTCATTGATAAACAAAGCAGAATAAGACCTAAACTATTTCTCAGTAAACAAGGTTATTTATAGAaagcaattaaaataaaacgttACACACCACTCAATACTGATATCTATCAGGTAAAAATTGGGAATCcggaattaaaaacaattttcaattttatatgttttaaattcttaaacaaGTAAGAACTTTGCGCCAAAAGGCTTTTAGACCATAGagatgaaaattcaaaatttcaaaccCTTATATGTGATTTGCAGAAAGTTGGTCAAAACTTTCAGAAGCTGTGTTACAGAAAAATGAAcagaacttttttttgcaatttcaaatttttgctttaaCTGCTAGATAAAGCTGACATCCCCTGTCATGATTATGAGATTGTAaataatttaaggtaaaaaaagagaagaattgTTGCTGCTTTGTCAAGATGCCATTATCATTAATTCTAACTTTAATTACATACCATTGACACTAGTAAACATAGTTTTAAATTACTCTGGGCCAGGAGTGTTTAGAGAAGCACATTTTTCTTTACTAAAGAATCTAAGATTGCTCTGTCTAGGCAGTGCAATGTAGTTTTAATTGAAGATATTGCAATTAGCAAATTGGTCATGGACAGTGatgtacattcaccaaaagacAGACAATTAATATAACTCATCAATAATTGTACATATTTATTTGCTTTAGTTCAATATACTTTTtattcagtttgttttttaaagccCCATGGAGAAAGATCTTGGTATCCTGGTAGATGAAGAGTTGAATTTTCATACTCATGAACAGGCAACTATTACAAAGGCTGATCAGACACTTGGCTTAATCAAAAGAATATTCACCAGCAGATCTCCAACTATTAATTTTGAATGTGTGTTGCATGCCCAATCAACAAGGCTGACTGAGCAGTTATGGAATCAATCGAGAAGAGGCGAAATAAATCCATTGAATGCATTAAAGACTTCTGTGAAGTCCCTTAACCATCCTATCTCTGTACACTCAGATTACCATCTTGGCCATATTGATGCAAGTGAGGCAATGTGATAACAACATACAGGCTTCTAAATGCTGAGGATGCTATTCCTAGTCTTTTTCAACTGGACAAATCAATGAGAACCCATAGTCACCCTCATAAGCTTTTTTGGAAATAAGCAAATACCAGACTaggaaacaagttcttttcaTATAAAACTGTCAGCTTATGAAATTCCCTCAGTGAAAAAACTGAGACCTCTACCAGCATGGAATGCATGCAAGCCATCAGCAGACAGGGAGGGGCTTAACAAACCATGATGCACCATTTGCGACACCACAGAGGACTAACTATCATCACTGAACCTGGTGAATACAGGATTCATCCTATTGATACTAGGTGTGATTTAAGATAATTTATGGTAATGAAGTAGCAGTGCTCATTTGgcagcaatttttttaattaagtagcCCAGCAAACAGTGTGTCCATTTTTCATACAACAGAAATTTCCCCTTCCAATAGAGATATTTTCTTGGGTCAGGCACTTTTATCCACTGTAGTTAAAGGCAAACCAGTAGTCATGGTAACTGGGAATCCAAGTCCCTAGGCTTTGTCTATGACCCTTGAGACCAAAGAAGGAGCTATAATTNNNNNNNNNNNNNNNNNNNNNNNNNNNNNNNNNNNNNNNNNNNNNNNNNNNNNNNNNNNNNNNNNNNNNNNNNNNNNNNNNNNNNNNNNNNNNNNNNNNNAATTATTTTTCCTATCGCTCCGGAATTCCctccttccgtggaaattattttccgggggaactacaacttttgatttcagttcaaatgagccctttcccgatggtctaggaaaaaaacaaataaacactcacccgtgatctttcttctgaccaaaataaaaaattccacgtttttgcagataggagcttgaaacctctagaccgacagaatttgcgatggctctatgtcacttggtagatacaaCGTGCCATAAAAACTGCTTGATAGAAAAAGCTTCTGTttgcttttctttaaaattcagTGTGGCAAAAAAGCAGAGAATTcacactacaaaaaaatatgttagTAGTTGTATAACAACCAAGGTAAATCGGAGAAAACCCCGGTTTTCAGGAATGAACATACCTAAGATGGAGTCAGGGggcaaaaattacttttttttatgtcttggtACTTCAAGATCTACCATTCATGCCTGAATTCCAATTAAAGATTTGATTGAGAAGTTCCTATATTACAGATGATTGGTTGACATTCAGACATGCGCTGTAGATCTTGTGTCTTATAGAAAACAAAGGAGGCAAACTAACCCTTCATTAGTTTATAGTAAAAGCTCTttcctaaaataaatataaaaaaaacaacaaccaacAACTGAAATTAAAGCCGGTAAAACATTTATTAAGTCAACTTGACAACTCAGTATTTAAGCAAAACAGTATAaccctaaaaaagaaatttacatttgctgtgTGGAATTCCCGTTCCACGTATTATTTTCATCATCTTCATCTTGCCGATTGACAAAACGATGTACATTGCCTTCACGCCTGCTTGTGCTCCCTGAATCAGTATTCCTTCGACGAACACcactaaaaggaaaaatatccaTATTCAGCTTATGTTTATATCGCAGCTTTGTTGTTCGTAGTTTCAAAAGCAGACAAAATAGGGTAGTTATAAAGTGCCTAAACTAATTCGATCAACTGCGGTGGCTGAATCAGTATTCCTTCGACGAATACCAATTAAAGTGTAAAAAACGCAggttaagaaaaaagaagagtcataaagaacaaaaaaaaatgataaaagcaacactcaaaatataaacaaaaacaaatggttAAAAGCTATACAGATATAcgataaaacagataaaagttTAAATCTACCTATATTCAATTTATATTCATCTTAAGCACTATGAGAAGTTTAGGGAGCAAGGAAAATGCATACGACATTGAAGTAATAGCTTTCGCATTGGGCTGGGAAGGCTAACATCACAAATTCTGATTTCGGCAAGAAATTTTAAATGAGGGTTTAAAGTGTTTTCGAACTGTGCTGGACATTTTTAGCTACCtattttaaatgtcaaattaTCTTTTTATTGGGTGGCTTAAAGATAGTAGAAACCACAAAAGGCAGGTTGGCTTTGGGTGACTTGACGTTGCAATGATAAACTGTTAATCTTGCTAAcagaaaaaatgtattattatttatagaaatttactccagaaaaaataaatgtgttataaagagcgaggttgaaacttgaaacgaaaaacaattattgcttcacagtctatctaacattataatatatatcaataCGACTAGTACAAATCAaaccaatatttctgtatgctcTTCAAGGACTTTgcagctatttaaaaaaaatttaattttacgcttatgttttaagataattttaactgtatactgaaagttactaaTTTCACAACTGGTGTAAGATTATAAAATATGTGTAAGATACTGGTGTaagctttatagattagttAATTGTTGTCAAGCTACGCACTCACTTTTGACTTTCAAATCAATATTCCTATTTCTTGTGTTTTCAATAAGGGTTAGTTTTCAGTAAGGCTAGACATATTTGGTTTAATAATGCGTATATTAAGCCGTTTAATAATTGGCAAATTAAATAGCCCCTACGGAATATAAATAGCCTACAAATTAGTAAAGCTGTATTCAAACCAAACCGAGTCTTATCTAAGTGACGTCACAGTTTCAACGCAATAATTGATAACTTTTAAACGTAACTTTGGACACGTCAAACTAGACGTAATTAATTtggtatatttggaatcagaatagCTAGacaattcttcttttatatttattgacatgaaaattacaaaaccttaataaaaataaaatacaaaaatatgattatttgtaaaatatgaaaagagagaaaacagaAGTGAAGTAAAAACTAACGAAAGTAAAATACAAGAATATGATCATTCGTAAAACATACAAAGAGAGAAAACAGAAGTGAAGTAAAAACTAAcgaaaaacgttttttttctctgaGCTAGTAACTTGTATATCATCAGCCTTTTTTGCAGGCCAAAAGCCTTTTTGGGAACAATAtagtgtattattatttatgtattttaccatgaataaatctaaaaaaaaagaaaagaaaaaaaaattcagtctaACTCTTTTATCATTCTTATGAAACCTGGCTTTCTTCGCGGATAGTGTCTGAGGCACAGAGTACTCCACGTGGATCTTTATTTCCTCGTTTTACAGAATTGCCCGGAAAGCTACCTTTTTGCACCTACTTTTTGCACTTACTACCTTTTTGCCCAGAAAGCAAAAAGGTAGCAGATAATGTTAATCAGTTCACGAGTATGTTGTTAATGATTTAGATTTAGCTTTGTTATGAGATTTTGATTTACAGATGAAGTGTGAATATACATTAGTAGATTATAAGGACGGAAACAACCATCATATACAACCCAATGGATTACCCCGGTTATTGTTGAAAGATAACGTAAgcgttatttttgttaataaatttctttgtcttgtaaataacaaaatacaatataaaataataataaaagaaatagataTTTGACAGCTATCGGTAATTTGTGTAATTGAATACAGATAGTTATCTGTGTAATTATCGAATAATTATAATCTGTTAGTTGACGATATTATGTTGAAgtaattagtatattttatttgCACGTGACCCTCTTATGTCACttgattacttttttttaaattgttgaaattacttttaaaactttattataaataatttactgcttttgacaattttgtcgtaattttttgataactttttaaattatagcttattatcttaatttttgtatCAAGTTTAAAAATGAAGGTAGGCACATATACGATTGTTTTAAAACATTAACTTTAAACTAAACCTTCGGACATATATATTCCTGTGCCAATAATCCTACCATGTTTGATCTgcattttttactaaaaattaatcaattttttttaaagaatgttgGTAGAAAAATATGTGCTAGTTtacgaaaaaaacataaaatatatgactttaaaacatatttgaaattatagGAGAGACCGTACAAGTTTCGACATTTGGAGTGTTACAGGCTTGATGAAAGCAAAATAATACGGTGTACTGAATCTTAACCAAAAACCGGAAATATCTCATCCTATTGAAAACTAAATAGGATAAGTCGCTTTGTTCACTGGCTGAAAACCACTTTCGCTTTCGTGGTCATTTTAGggtttttcttgattttgtcaaaCACCTTTTGAAATTCCCATAATTAATACGTTAAGAACATATGGTCTAGCTAGTTTTTCACAAATTAGTTTGTAGCCTACAGTACTCTCTCAGTACAGACAACATTAAACAACTAATCGTTCATAGCAGAGACCCTAATGTTTAAATAATTACTCAGACTACAACGGCTAAtcatgataaaacaaaaaaatcttatagAAGATAGAAACGAGGATAATAGCAGCCAGAGAAACACTAGGATAATAACAGCCATTGGAGCATATGACTTCTCAAAGTATTTTGATTTGTCAAAAAGAACACGCTATTTGCACAGAAGACGGTCAAGCGGAAGTCTTGATCGAAATATTTACTTTGtcctcttcattttttttactgggtGTTATTATCATCGTTTCTCTTTTCTTTGCGATTCGTTCGTCTTTGTCCTAATGGCTAATGTCCTAATTATCATCGTTTctcttttctttgcgatttcTTCGTCTTTGTCCTAATATCTAACGACCTAATGTCCTAATTATCATCGTTTCTCTTTTCTTTGCGACTCTTTCGTCTTTGTCCTAATATCTAACGGCCTTATGTCCTAACTATCATCGTTTCTCTTTTCTTTGCGATTCTTTCGTCTTTGTCCTAAtgtctaaaaaaaacctatatgattaaaaagtctaaaaagAATTGGCTAAATTTGCGAATTTTAGCTCACCTTGAAGAGGTCGCGTCACTATTTTCATCATTTCGATTCAATGGAGCTGAACTATCCCTTTGGCGCGGTACTTGATTTTCAGTTGCAGGAGCTGGAGGGAGGGCGGTTCCGAATATGAACAAGCGAATATAGCCAAATAAAGTGATTAAAGGAGCAGCCAGCATTTGAATAAGAGAGGACATCATGCCTTCACCACCATGCCGAGTGACTTCCTGAAATATAGCAATGACAAATGTGAAAACATTACTCACAAAAactctttcataaaaaaataaataaatagcctatataaaaaataaaaaacaactattaatccttttttgaaaatgatcaTTCCTCAACTGAAATTTTGCTGAAATGTTGATGGGCAATACGTTTGAATAACAACTCATCATTTCGGATACATACACTCAGTCCTCAACTGAAAATTATAATTCCTCAACTGAAATGTTGATGGGCAATACGTTTGGATAACAACTCATCATTTCAGATACATACACTCAGTCCTCGACTGAAAATTATCATTCCTCAACTGAAATATTGATGGGCAATACGTTTGGATTACAACTCATCATTTTGGATACATGCACTTTTCCCTCAACTGAAAATTATCATTCCTCAACAGAAATGTTGATGGACAATACGTTTGGATCACAACTCATCATTTCGGATACATACGGCTTGACATACACTCAGCCGAGACCAGCAAACTCAACATAGGATACTCACTATAGATAACCacattcaaattattttataatagttgaaaatacctagAATGGAATTGCAGTCCTTTTCCTATGATAGGCAACGCAATAGCATTGCTTAAGTAAAGATCAATGTGAGCATGTATTTTTTAGAGCAAGTTGtgtaatctattttttttatttcatatatatatatatatatatatatatatatatatatatatatatatatatatatatatatatatatatatatatatatatatatatatatatatatatatatatatatatatatgtcatatATTTCGTAATTTCTTCTGGTTTTGCGTTCTGGCTTGCCGTCTCAAGAGCAGAACATAACCTGGACTttacaagaaaacaaaagagaaaaaatagcgTGGATTGCCGGTTTTAATATACTCATATTTCTCtttagtcttaataattttatttattaaagtaaaaaaatgaaaacatatataatgtatttgttttcagttaacTGCAAATTGttttctggccttgagaaggcatgggggttgttaaccctactcatgttaatttctactCGCTTTGCGTTTGACGCGGTTATTTATTGTaccttttgttcgttttgggtttcatttgtttattgatggtggtttgtggtagttttacgcttcgaagatatttgtctttatttctgcTCCTTTATGGCTTAACGGAGTTCTTTATTTCCtgtgaaaaacttattttgtggaaaaagttttttctaatttatccaaATATAAACGAAATAAATTTAACAGACAAAAGAATAGTTATTTTAACTTCTTACATAAATGTATTAAAACAACTCGTCTTAAACAACTTACATTAATGTCTTAAAACTATCTTAAACATATCTTAAAACAAACTGAGCTTACTCCGCCTCCCAATTTACTTCATAACAAGTTggacaaacaagagctaagagctcatatggtacatgtgacgaggccagaagagccaagagctcatatggtatgagatATAACAAAATTGACtgattcaaaaggaaaattagaagcTTAATGCCAGccaggatataaaataagagctctgagtcacgatgaccttcaaaatgtcaaaattcattaagatccgctcactcactcgtaagttataaatacctcatttttctaatttttcctctccctttagcccccccagatggtcgaatcagaagaaacgattttatcaagtcaatttgtgcagctccctgacacgccaaccaattttcatcgtcctagcaagtccagaagcaccaaacttgccaaagcactgaaccccaccccccaactcccccaaagagagcaaatccagtacggttatgtcaatcccgtatctacgacatttgcttattctacccaccaagcttcatcccgattcctccactctaagcattttccaagatttccggtttccccctccaactcccccagtgtcaacagatctggtcaggatttgagataaaagctctgagacatgaattccttctaaatatcaaatttcattaagatccggtcacccgttcttaagttaaaaatacctcaatttttttaatttttttccaaattaacaccccccagctcctccaaagagaacggatccgttctaattatgtcaatcacgtatctagaacttgtgcttattcttcccatcaagtttcatcccaatctcgccactcaaagcgttttccaaaatttctgtttccaaacctccttcttttttttttggggggggggctgggaaACCTCCACTCtaactgttttccaagatttccggtttccccctcaaacttcccccaatatcaacagatctggttgggatttgaaataaaagctctgagacatggattccttctaaatatcaaatttcattaaatttcatttaatttttcagaattcccccccccccaattcccccaaatagatcggatcctttccaaatatttcaatcacgtatctaagacttctgcttatttttcccaccaagtttcatcccgatccctccactctaagcgttttccaagattttaggttcccccccccaaaaaaaaatcctcccaatgtcaccagataaggtcgggatttaaaataagagctttg is a window from the Artemia franciscana chromosome 17, ASM3288406v1, whole genome shotgun sequence genome containing:
- the LOC136037629 gene encoding UBX domain-containing protein 4-like; this translates as MVIFVLFYQCYLTQLLPNGNSLLKLQLFTNKSLLFIYCSIDVLFCRNFRLLTTYPRREFGNDDRTRTFQELQLAPSASILVIPSTEVTRHGGEGMMSSLIQMLAAPLITLFGYIRLFIFGTALPPAPATENQVPRQRDSSAPLNRNDENSDATSSSGVRRRNTDSGSTSRREGNVHRFVNRQDEDDENNTWNGNSTQQM